From one Nonomuraea polychroma genomic stretch:
- a CDS encoding ArsR/SmtB family transcription factor produces the protein MDEKRDLDGVLRAIAEPRRRAILGLIATNELPAGEIAQHFSVTRSAVSQHLQVLKDAGLITERRDGTRRLYRASEITLGELRAFFEGLWSDSLDRARSLAEGSNGGGNGSAPH, from the coding sequence ATGGATGAGAAGCGGGATCTGGACGGGGTGTTGCGGGCGATTGCCGAGCCGCGACGCCGGGCGATCTTGGGTCTCATCGCCACCAACGAACTGCCTGCCGGCGAGATCGCCCAGCACTTCTCGGTGACGCGGTCGGCGGTCTCTCAACACCTTCAGGTACTCAAGGACGCAGGCCTGATCACCGAGCGGCGGGACGGAACTCGCCGGCTGTATCGGGCGAGTGAGATCACCCTCGGTGAGCTGCGCGCCTTCTTCGAGGGCCTGTGGAGTGACAGCCTCGACCGTGCGCGATCCCTCGCGGAGGGTTCGAACGGCGGCGGAAACGGGTCGGCGCCCCACTAG
- a CDS encoding amidase: MDPFAAAVDLATAVRKRELSPVEIADTYLNRIDRYDPGLTSFVWRNDDEVRAAAKRAEQAVTDGADLPPFHGVPIPIKELTEAEGQPATYGSLGVDDRPRPQNEPVVQRFVDAGFLLMGRTNSPEMGLLSTTENSRFGTTRNPWDPFRSPGGSSGGAAAAVAAGLCPVAHANDGGGSIRMPSSSCGLVGLKPSRGRVPQQVAAWEHATVEGAITRYTRDAAALLDVMSVPDRLAMYRAPAPERPFAEEVGRDSGRLRIGLLTEAPTGMPVDPVCAEAAERAARLLESLGHDVFPVSPRFFSEEAITGYALTVLDAALWGVPYDQPELAEPHLRRRMERATTRHSGEYVRAALRLQAESRAVVAQWGTDFDVLLTPTMACPPPPVDAVLQEANDNPDGLRVTETQMISFTAVCNMTGLPAISLPLHMSPAGLPIGAQLVGGPWDEAVLIRLAAALETVDPWPLRRPSGFMAN; this comes from the coding sequence ATGGACCCCTTCGCCGCCGCCGTCGACCTCGCCACGGCCGTACGCAAGCGAGAGCTGAGCCCTGTTGAGATCGCCGACACCTACCTGAACCGGATCGACCGCTACGACCCCGGTCTCACCTCCTTCGTCTGGCGCAACGACGACGAGGTGCGCGCCGCCGCCAAGCGGGCCGAGCAGGCCGTGACCGACGGTGCGGACCTGCCGCCCTTCCACGGAGTGCCGATTCCGATCAAGGAGCTCACCGAGGCGGAAGGGCAGCCGGCCACGTACGGCTCCCTGGGCGTGGACGACCGGCCCAGGCCGCAGAACGAACCCGTCGTGCAGCGTTTCGTGGATGCCGGGTTCCTGCTCATGGGCCGTACGAACTCGCCCGAGATGGGCCTGCTGTCCACCACCGAGAACAGCCGTTTCGGCACCACTCGCAACCCCTGGGACCCGTTCCGCAGCCCCGGCGGGTCCAGCGGAGGAGCGGCGGCCGCGGTGGCCGCCGGGCTGTGCCCCGTGGCGCACGCCAACGACGGCGGCGGCTCGATCCGCATGCCGTCCTCCAGTTGCGGCCTGGTGGGGCTCAAGCCCAGCCGGGGGCGGGTCCCGCAGCAGGTGGCGGCCTGGGAGCACGCCACCGTCGAGGGGGCCATCACCCGTTACACGCGCGACGCCGCCGCCCTGCTCGACGTCATGTCCGTACCGGACCGGCTGGCCATGTACCGCGCACCCGCGCCGGAGCGCCCCTTCGCGGAGGAGGTGGGGCGTGACAGCGGGCGGCTGCGCATCGGCCTGCTCACCGAGGCGCCCACCGGTATGCCGGTGGATCCCGTCTGCGCCGAGGCGGCCGAGCGGGCGGCGCGGCTCCTGGAATCCCTCGGGCACGACGTCTTCCCCGTCTCCCCCCGGTTCTTCAGCGAGGAGGCCATCACGGGGTACGCGCTGACGGTCCTGGACGCCGCTCTGTGGGGCGTGCCCTACGACCAGCCGGAACTCGCCGAACCGCACCTGCGCCGCCGAATGGAGCGCGCGACGACCAGGCACTCCGGCGAATACGTACGGGCCGCGCTCCGCCTGCAGGCGGAATCCCGCGCCGTCGTCGCCCAGTGGGGAACCGACTTCGACGTCCTGCTCACCCCCACCATGGCCTGCCCTCCGCCGCCCGTGGACGCCGTGCTGCAGGAGGCCAACGACAACCCCGATGGGCTGCGGGTCACCGAAACCCAGATGATCTCCTTCACCGCGGTGTGCAACATGACCGGCCTGCCGGCGATCAGCCTTCCCCTGCACATGTCCCCGGCCGGTCTCCCGATCGGCGCCCAGCTGGTGGGCGGTCCCTGGGACGAGGCCGTGCTGATCCGCCTGGCGGCCGCCCTGGAGACCGTGGACCCGTGGCCCCTGCGCCGCCCCTCGGGCTTCATGGCGAACTGA
- the nrfD gene encoding NrfD/PsrC family molybdoenzyme membrane anchor subunit, giving the protein MTLGDPLPETPWGAPLGAYFVLVGMPSGLTVISWWARTRRYPGWAAVERVGSWVALGVLAVVSVILVVDLGRPAGFFLMLTRFDNLGSPISVGAKLIAVKMFLLAVLLYQLERRRRADRSASARTLPRWIRTVPAWLLIALSFGLAIYPVSVLSRSWGSPLAATSGAALIFLLTSLLMGAAGAVLIVELMPHVDSARSVSRAGMATLLGGYLLALIFEGLSLNGDPLQRRLLAEVVAGAYALPFWGLVVAVGVATPTACLLLSRRRAAVMVSALAILVGAAAVRYLIFLAG; this is encoded by the coding sequence ATGACCCTAGGCGATCCGCTCCCGGAGACGCCGTGGGGCGCCCCTTTGGGGGCTTACTTCGTCCTGGTGGGAATGCCGAGCGGGCTCACTGTGATCTCGTGGTGGGCACGGACGCGGCGGTATCCCGGTTGGGCCGCGGTGGAACGTGTCGGCTCTTGGGTGGCGCTGGGCGTCCTGGCCGTGGTCAGCGTCATCTTGGTGGTGGACCTCGGCCGTCCCGCCGGCTTCTTCCTCATGCTCACCCGTTTCGACAACCTGGGATCGCCAATCTCGGTCGGGGCCAAGCTCATTGCCGTCAAGATGTTCCTGCTCGCGGTGCTGCTCTATCAGCTGGAGCGGCGCCGGCGAGCGGACAGGAGTGCTTCGGCGAGGACGCTTCCACGATGGATCAGAACCGTGCCGGCCTGGCTTCTGATCGCGCTCAGCTTCGGGCTGGCCATCTATCCCGTCTCGGTCCTGTCGCGTTCATGGGGATCTCCCTTGGCCGCCACCAGTGGGGCAGCGCTCATCTTCCTGCTGACTTCCCTGCTCATGGGTGCCGCCGGCGCCGTACTGATCGTCGAGTTGATGCCCCATGTGGACAGCGCCCGAAGTGTGTCGCGGGCAGGGATGGCGACGTTGCTGGGCGGCTATCTCCTTGCTCTGATATTCGAGGGGCTGTCCCTGAACGGCGATCCGCTGCAGCGGCGACTGCTGGCTGAGGTGGTGGCAGGCGCGTACGCGCTGCCGTTCTGGGGCCTGGTGGTCGCGGTCGGCGTCGCCACGCCCACCGCGTGCCTGCTCCTTTCCCGTCGGCGAGCAGCTGTGATGGTGAGCGCGCTCGCGATCCTCGTCGGCGCGGCCGCCGTCCGCTACTTAATCTTCCTTGCAGGCTGA
- a CDS encoding TorD/DmsD family molecular chaperone, which produces MRNELSARRNLYELASRILSREIDPPLYRALQTAETELTDESSGAMLISPHLEQGGEEHALEALCVEFCRLFIGPHALCPPYESIQRGEAMLGGRAERAFTHFLYRHGLQPAVPQDLPILATDHLSVQLAVLSHLHDRTLRSGSTPETRHIVEELLNEHVLPWAPAYLDTIRSATDLNPYQLIAEVTAQFLRTEQSLELCTS; this is translated from the coding sequence GTGCGAAACGAACTGAGTGCCAGGCGGAATCTGTACGAACTTGCCTCCCGAATCCTGTCCAGAGAGATCGATCCGCCGCTCTATCGAGCCCTGCAAACCGCTGAGACCGAACTGACCGACGAATCCAGCGGCGCCATGCTCATCAGCCCCCACCTCGAACAAGGTGGAGAAGAACACGCTTTGGAGGCGCTCTGCGTCGAGTTCTGCCGGCTGTTCATCGGCCCTCATGCGCTCTGCCCTCCGTACGAGTCAATTCAACGCGGCGAGGCAATGCTAGGTGGCCGCGCCGAACGCGCATTCACCCATTTCCTGTACCGCCATGGCCTTCAGCCCGCGGTTCCCCAAGACCTCCCCATCCTGGCGACCGACCACCTGTCGGTGCAGTTGGCGGTCTTGTCGCATCTCCATGACCGTACCCTCCGCTCCGGCAGCACCCCCGAAACTCGCCACATCGTCGAGGAACTCCTGAATGAGCACGTCCTGCCGTGGGCTCCTGCCTATCTCGACACGATCCGATCGGCCACCGATCTCAACCCCTACCAGCTGATAGCCGAGGTCACCGCACAGTTCCTCCGTACTGAGCAATCCCTTGAGCTTTGCACGAGCTGA
- a CDS encoding 4Fe-4S dicluster domain-containing protein, which produces MDEENRMVRLGMLIDLNTCIGCHACSVACKAEFDVPLGVFRDTVKYVEDGTYPHATRHFIPVLCNHCEDAPCLNACPTGAIVRLENGEVTIDEGDCNLNRFCMAACPYGAIYVDVEKNAAQKCTFCEHRTAEGRQPACVEACPTKCRIFGDLDDPDSEIARKAGSHPVRSWKEEKGTQPRVLYIDPRNALSLIAEDGVQIDTEADLPGTQ; this is translated from the coding sequence ATGGACGAGGAGAACCGCATGGTGCGACTCGGAATGCTCATCGATCTCAACACCTGCATCGGATGCCATGCCTGCTCAGTCGCCTGCAAGGCCGAGTTCGACGTCCCGCTCGGCGTCTTCCGCGACACGGTGAAGTATGTCGAGGACGGCACCTATCCCCACGCGACCCGGCATTTCATTCCCGTTCTGTGCAACCACTGCGAAGACGCGCCCTGCCTGAACGCCTGCCCGACAGGGGCGATCGTGCGCCTGGAAAACGGCGAGGTCACGATCGACGAAGGAGACTGCAACCTCAATCGGTTCTGCATGGCCGCCTGCCCGTACGGCGCCATCTATGTGGACGTCGAGAAGAACGCGGCGCAGAAGTGCACCTTCTGTGAGCATCGGACGGCAGAAGGGCGGCAGCCGGCCTGTGTTGAGGCGTGTCCCACCAAGTGCCGGATCTTCGGTGACCTCGACGATCCCGACAGTGAGATCGCCAGAAAGGCCGGATCTCACCCCGTCCGATCATGGAAAGAGGAGAAGGGAACACAGCCCCGTGTCCTGTACATCGACCCCCGGAACGCCCTGAGCCTCATCGCCGAGGACGGCGTGCAGATCGACACGGAGGCCGACTTGCCCGGAACACAGTGA
- a CDS encoding molybdopterin-containing oxidoreductase family protein, with translation MFDDLTRRDLFRIGALAGAAAAGLGTIEIVNQAVEPGPRFTPGKTTGAVTRVPSMCQMCTTACGIIANVREGRLLTIEGNPEDPNSRGSICAKGVAGPSVLYDPYRLLYPLKRVGRRGEGRWRRISWEEAYDEIADRLRAIRESGHPEEFALQQGRNRSKDIVRRFLNAYGTPSHFTHRALCSLNRRAAILTTIGESDWDLGDFENSRYILNFGCNWAEAHQGHIPVATRMMRAREHNNAKIVTLESRLSNTAALSDEWFCVKPGTDGLIALAMSNVICAEGLWDKEWFDTWCNYPADKYAEHVRSYTPERAEAESGMPATAIRRIAREFAAAAPRCTTICNRGSHAHRNGFYNDRAITVLNALVGNMGKAGGWCWHPNAEWDDKQFPEPGPIPPKPTVRSVIADAKDWPLANAWQGREMKVGEIVYLWIKERRQRVSALMTYNCDQAWAWPEANLVRDVLADEELIPFHFCMDVMYSETAHLADIVLPWTTYLERWDIDARPPQGLVDYVGLRQPVVRPLGETKDLREVFPELARRIGGGMERYFPWQTPEEYFEEYFRAVPGGLSHMRAHGAWQDPRKRPHYLPYERRLSDEELAGSEIDEPTGVIYKGTDPKTGERQAIGILINGIARRGFTTPSRKVEVSSTFIAVKGEQADKRIDPLPIYDPIPSHSRPFAADELIMISFKWNVHNAHRTGQSKWLQEIVHSNPAWLNTATAAQLGLSEGDWIEVTSFRPHDPHVPHGDGSELGSLRTRVHLTEGVHPSVIAISHNSGRSHGGPIATNGRDQARIPAYGPASHDAKEQPWWAGALSVPQNDIMPIYPDPVSGQQAYHDTIVRIRKL, from the coding sequence ATGTTCGACGATCTGACGCGCCGAGACCTCTTCCGCATCGGCGCGCTGGCGGGTGCCGCCGCCGCTGGACTGGGAACGATCGAGATCGTCAACCAGGCAGTCGAACCAGGTCCTCGATTCACGCCTGGCAAGACGACGGGTGCGGTCACGCGGGTACCGTCCATGTGCCAGATGTGCACAACCGCCTGCGGAATCATCGCCAACGTCCGTGAAGGGCGGCTGCTCACGATCGAGGGCAATCCTGAAGATCCAAACAGCCGAGGCTCAATCTGCGCCAAGGGGGTCGCCGGGCCCTCGGTGCTGTACGACCCGTACCGACTGCTGTATCCGCTGAAGCGGGTCGGCAGACGTGGGGAGGGCCGCTGGCGGCGGATTTCCTGGGAGGAGGCATACGACGAGATCGCGGACCGGCTGCGCGCCATCCGCGAGAGCGGACATCCTGAGGAGTTCGCGCTCCAACAGGGACGCAACCGATCCAAGGACATCGTCCGTCGTTTCCTCAACGCATACGGCACCCCGTCGCACTTCACTCACCGGGCACTGTGCTCGTTGAACCGACGTGCCGCCATCCTGACGACGATCGGCGAATCAGACTGGGACCTCGGAGACTTCGAGAACAGCCGCTACATTCTGAACTTCGGCTGCAACTGGGCCGAAGCCCACCAGGGCCATATCCCGGTGGCCACCCGGATGATGCGTGCCCGCGAGCACAACAACGCCAAGATCGTGACGCTCGAGTCGCGACTCTCCAATACGGCGGCCCTGTCCGACGAATGGTTCTGCGTGAAGCCGGGAACCGACGGGCTCATCGCGCTGGCGATGTCCAACGTGATCTGCGCCGAAGGCCTGTGGGACAAGGAGTGGTTCGACACCTGGTGCAACTACCCGGCGGACAAGTACGCCGAGCACGTCCGCTCCTACACTCCCGAGCGCGCCGAAGCCGAAAGCGGCATGCCCGCCACGGCGATCCGCCGCATCGCCCGCGAATTCGCCGCCGCCGCCCCGCGGTGCACCACGATCTGCAACCGCGGATCCCACGCCCACCGCAACGGTTTCTACAACGATCGAGCCATCACCGTGCTCAACGCCCTGGTCGGCAACATGGGCAAGGCCGGCGGCTGGTGCTGGCATCCGAACGCCGAATGGGACGACAAGCAGTTCCCCGAGCCCGGGCCCATTCCACCCAAGCCCACGGTCCGCAGTGTCATCGCCGATGCCAAGGACTGGCCACTGGCCAACGCCTGGCAGGGCAGGGAGATGAAGGTCGGCGAGATCGTCTACCTGTGGATCAAGGAACGCCGGCAACGCGTCTCCGCCCTGATGACCTACAACTGCGACCAGGCGTGGGCTTGGCCCGAGGCCAACCTGGTCAGGGACGTGCTGGCGGACGAAGAGCTCATCCCCTTCCACTTCTGCATGGACGTGATGTACTCGGAAACCGCCCATCTCGCCGACATCGTCCTGCCCTGGACCACCTATCTGGAGCGGTGGGACATCGACGCACGACCACCTCAGGGACTCGTGGACTACGTCGGACTTCGCCAGCCGGTCGTCCGGCCGCTCGGGGAGACCAAAGACCTCCGGGAGGTCTTCCCGGAGCTCGCCCGGCGCATCGGCGGCGGCATGGAGCGGTATTTCCCCTGGCAGACGCCGGAAGAGTACTTCGAGGAGTACTTTCGCGCCGTCCCCGGTGGCCTGAGCCACATGCGCGCCCACGGTGCCTGGCAAGACCCCCGGAAGCGGCCGCACTACCTGCCCTACGAGCGCCGGCTCAGTGACGAGGAACTGGCCGGAAGCGAGATCGACGAGCCGACGGGAGTCATCTACAAGGGCACTGATCCCAAGACCGGCGAACGCCAGGCGATCGGCATCCTCATCAACGGCATCGCCCGCCGTGGCTTCACCACCCCTTCACGCAAGGTCGAGGTCTCCAGCACGTTCATCGCGGTGAAGGGCGAACAGGCCGACAAGCGCATCGATCCGCTCCCGATCTACGACCCCATCCCCAGCCATAGCCGACCTTTCGCCGCGGACGAGCTGATCATGATCAGCTTCAAGTGGAACGTCCACAACGCCCACCGGACCGGCCAGTCAAAGTGGCTCCAGGAGATCGTCCACTCCAATCCCGCCTGGCTCAACACGGCCACGGCGGCGCAGCTCGGGCTGTCCGAGGGGGATTGGATAGAGGTCACCAGCTTCCGCCCGCATGACCCGCACGTGCCGCACGGTGACGGCTCGGAGCTCGGATCCCTGCGCACCCGCGTCCACCTCACCGAGGGCGTACATCCCTCAGTGATAGCCATCTCCCATAACAGCGGACGCTCCCACGGCGGCCCAATAGCCACCAACGGCCGCGACCAGGCACGAATCCCCGCCTACGGCCCCGCATCCCACGACGCCAAGGAACAGCCATGGTGGGCGGGGGCTCTCAGCGTTCCACAGAACGACATCATGCCGATCTATCCAGACCCTGTGTCCGGGCAGCAGGCCTACCACGACACCATCGTCCGTATCCGGAAACTGTGA
- a CDS encoding ATP-binding cassette domain-containing protein encodes MSGGYGQANVVRGVTAQVAGGEVVALLGRNGTGKTTLLRTIFGLADRQGGEIVFDGHAVPPGRPDLLARWGAALMPENRGVFPSLTVAENVRLATRKGFVPAIDPRDLFPLLAERAGQPAGTLSGGQKQQLGVARAILAGRRMVVIDELTQGLQPSVVTEVLAGLAAVAAAGVAVIVVDQHAGLMLGWCHRAVVMEAGRVVLDAPVGPETRRQLDELLMVR; translated from the coding sequence ATGTCCGGCGGATACGGGCAGGCGAACGTCGTCCGCGGCGTGACCGCACAGGTCGCGGGGGGTGAGGTGGTCGCGCTGCTGGGACGCAACGGGACGGGTAAGACGACCCTCCTCCGTACGATATTCGGCCTGGCCGACCGGCAGGGCGGTGAGATCGTCTTCGACGGCCACGCCGTGCCGCCGGGCCGTCCCGACCTGCTCGCCCGGTGGGGCGCCGCGCTCATGCCCGAGAACCGCGGCGTGTTCCCATCGCTGACCGTCGCGGAGAACGTCCGGCTGGCCACGCGGAAGGGATTCGTCCCCGCCATCGACCCGCGAGACCTCTTCCCGCTGCTGGCCGAGCGGGCCGGCCAGCCGGCGGGCACCCTGTCCGGCGGGCAGAAACAGCAGCTCGGCGTGGCCCGGGCGATCCTCGCCGGCCGGCGCATGGTCGTGATCGACGAGCTGACCCAGGGCCTGCAGCCCTCGGTCGTGACCGAGGTGCTGGCCGGGCTGGCCGCCGTCGCCGCGGCCGGCGTGGCCGTGATCGTCGTCGACCAGCACGCCGGGTTGATGCTCGGCTGGTGCCATCGCGCCGTCGTCATGGAGGCGGGCCGCGTCGTGCTCGACGCGCCGGTCGGCCCCGAAACCCGCCGGCAGCTCGACGAGCTGCTGATGGTTCGCTGA
- a CDS encoding ATP-dependent Clp protease ATP-binding subunit, with protein MYEQFGDRARQIVTLAQEEARMFNHNYVGPEHLLLGLIQSDGAATEALSSLGISLDDVHQQVEEIAGMGSQAQTGQIPLAPQLNEVLVLSQHEAHRLGYRQIGSEHLLLGLLAAHDSKATEVLAKLGAEPSKVREQIMQKLGMEPRPAGGLPKARTLVGPETAPPSTLDTYGRNLTDAARDGKLDPVIGRDNEIERVMLILSRRRKNNPVLVGEPGVGKTAVVEGLAQRLVAGTVPETLKGKQLYTLDLGTLVAGARYRGDFEDRLKKVLAEVCGRGDIILFIDELHMLVGAGAAEGAMDAASILKPLMARGELQLVGATTLDEYRKHIEKDAALERRFQPIDVAEPSVAGTIEILKGLRARYEAHHDVTITDAALVAAARLSDRYVNDRCLPDKAIDLLDEAGSQLRLHSVDTAQDRRITEDLVAEVLANATGIPVCRLTEGESQRLLRMEDELRTRIVGQSEAIAALSRSIRRARAGLKDPDRPGGSFIFAGPSGVGKTELTKALAEFLFGDDDALIRLDMSEFMDKHTVSRLFGPPPGYVGYDEGGQLTEKVRRKPFSVVLFDEIEKAHPDVFDTLLQVLDDGRLTDSQGRVVDFKNTVIIMTTNLGTRELSRGVPIGFASDHDLAGDYERVKAKTNQELKQHFRPEFLNRVDDVVVFHQLGKDEIIQIVDLMADKVNERLAEHGMSLHLEPAAKALLAERGYDPILGARPLRRAMQRELDDNISEKILYGEFRSGDLIMVDVKDDGTQSCFTFTAVSRLDQVA; from the coding sequence ATGTACGAGCAGTTTGGTGACAGGGCGCGGCAGATCGTGACGCTGGCGCAGGAGGAAGCCCGGATGTTCAACCACAACTACGTGGGTCCTGAGCACCTTCTCCTCGGGCTCATTCAGAGCGACGGGGCTGCCACCGAGGCACTGAGCAGCCTTGGCATCAGCCTGGACGACGTACACCAGCAGGTAGAAGAGATCGCCGGTATGGGCAGCCAGGCTCAGACCGGTCAAATTCCGCTCGCGCCTCAGCTGAACGAGGTGCTGGTGCTCTCGCAGCACGAGGCGCACCGGCTGGGGTACCGGCAGATCGGGAGCGAGCACCTTCTGCTCGGCCTGCTGGCCGCGCACGACAGCAAGGCGACCGAGGTCCTGGCCAAGTTAGGAGCCGAGCCGAGCAAGGTTCGCGAGCAGATCATGCAGAAGCTGGGCATGGAGCCGCGGCCGGCGGGCGGCCTTCCCAAGGCCCGTACGCTGGTGGGCCCCGAGACGGCTCCCCCGTCCACCCTGGACACCTACGGCCGCAACCTCACCGACGCCGCGCGCGACGGCAAGCTCGATCCGGTGATCGGCCGGGACAATGAGATCGAGCGCGTGATGCTGATCCTGTCCCGCCGCAGGAAGAACAACCCCGTGCTCGTCGGGGAGCCCGGCGTGGGCAAGACGGCGGTCGTGGAGGGGCTGGCCCAGCGCCTGGTCGCGGGCACGGTTCCCGAGACCCTGAAGGGGAAGCAGCTTTACACGCTCGACCTGGGCACTCTGGTCGCGGGTGCACGCTACCGCGGTGACTTCGAGGACCGGCTGAAGAAGGTCCTGGCCGAGGTGTGCGGCCGTGGAGACATCATCCTGTTCATCGACGAGCTTCACATGCTGGTCGGGGCCGGCGCCGCCGAGGGCGCGATGGACGCCGCGAGCATCCTCAAGCCGCTGATGGCACGCGGCGAGCTGCAGCTGGTCGGTGCCACGACGCTGGACGAGTATCGCAAGCACATCGAGAAGGACGCCGCGCTTGAACGGCGCTTCCAGCCCATCGACGTCGCCGAGCCGTCGGTGGCGGGCACGATCGAGATCCTCAAGGGCCTGCGCGCCCGCTACGAGGCACACCATGATGTGACCATCACCGATGCCGCCCTGGTCGCGGCAGCCCGGCTGAGCGACAGGTACGTCAACGACCGGTGCCTGCCCGACAAGGCGATCGACCTGCTGGACGAGGCCGGCTCCCAGCTGCGCCTGCACAGCGTGGACACGGCGCAGGACAGGCGGATCACCGAAGACCTGGTCGCCGAGGTGCTCGCCAACGCCACCGGCATCCCGGTGTGCCGGCTCACCGAGGGCGAGTCGCAGCGGCTGCTCCGCATGGAGGACGAGCTCCGTACGCGCATCGTCGGCCAGAGCGAGGCCATCGCGGCCCTCTCGCGCTCCATCCGCCGGGCCCGCGCCGGCCTGAAGGACCCCGACCGACCCGGTGGATCGTTCATCTTCGCCGGCCCCTCCGGTGTCGGCAAGACCGAGCTGACCAAGGCCCTGGCCGAGTTCCTCTTCGGTGACGACGACGCGCTGATCCGGCTCGACATGAGCGAGTTCATGGACAAGCACACCGTCTCCCGCCTGTTCGGCCCGCCTCCCGGCTACGTCGGTTACGACGAGGGCGGCCAGCTCACCGAGAAGGTCCGTCGCAAGCCGTTCTCCGTAGTCCTGTTCGACGAGATCGAGAAGGCGCACCCCGACGTCTTCGACACGCTGCTCCAGGTGCTGGACGATGGTCGGCTGACCGACTCTCAGGGGCGCGTGGTGGACTTCAAGAACACGGTGATCATCATGACCACCAACCTCGGCACCCGCGAACTGTCGCGAGGCGTGCCCATCGGCTTCGCGTCCGACCACGACCTGGCCGGCGACTACGAACGCGTCAAGGCCAAGACGAACCAGGAGCTCAAGCAGCACTTCCGGCCCGAGTTCTTGAACCGCGTGGATGACGTCGTCGTCTTCCACCAGCTCGGCAAGGACGAGATCATCCAGATCGTCGACCTGATGGCCGACAAGGTGAACGAGCGCCTCGCGGAGCACGGTATGAGCCTGCACCTGGAGCCCGCCGCCAAGGCGCTGCTGGCCGAGCGCGGTTACGACCCGATCCTGGGGGCCAGGCCGCTGCGCCGGGCGATGCAGCGTGAGCTCGACGACAACATCTCCGAGAAGATCCTCTACGGGGAGTTCCGCTCCGGCGACCTCATCATGGTCGACGTCAAGGACGACGGTACCCAGTCCTGCTTCACCTTCACCGCGGTCTCCCGTCTGGACCAGGTCGCTTGA